Proteins from one Coleofasciculus chthonoplastes PCC 7420 genomic window:
- a CDS encoding GAF domain-containing protein, translated as MNQPVPGNPKANSDSDQSMTTGDPGLRSFADRLAKNLARDTLIQGTTDYLRNVLAVDRVVLYYFYYEWKGQVTFESLSSPKYSIFGSTGGDECFNDEYAELYYAGRVRAIADIQAEPIDPCHRDFLHSLKVRANLVVPILTPRRLWGLLAAHHCQDTHPWSPSDIEAMKKAARTLATVPAIRDS; from the coding sequence ATGAATCAGCCAGTGCCAGGGAATCCCAAAGCCAACTCTGATTCTGACCAATCGATGACCACGGGTGATCCAGGTTTACGATCCTTTGCTGACCGTCTGGCTAAGAATTTGGCACGGGATACACTAATTCAAGGAACGACTGACTATCTGCGAAACGTGTTAGCCGTCGATCGCGTGGTTCTCTATTATTTCTATTACGAGTGGAAAGGTCAAGTCACCTTCGAGTCATTGAGTTCTCCCAAATACTCCATCTTCGGCTCGACTGGCGGCGATGAATGCTTTAATGACGAGTATGCCGAGTTGTATTATGCAGGACGAGTAAGAGCGATCGCAGATATTCAAGCCGAACCCATCGATCCCTGTCACCGCGACTTTTTGCATAGCCTTAAAGTACGTGCCAATTTAGTCGTACCGATCCTTACACCGCGACGGTTATGGGGATTACTCGCGGCTCATCATTGTCAAGATACCCATCCTTGGTCACCGTCTGACATTGAAGCCATGAAAAAAGCCGCCCGAACCCTAGCGACGGTTCCAGCAATTCGAGATAGCTAG
- a CDS encoding hybrid sensor histidine kinase/response regulator → MARAKILIVEDEIITAQAIAGQLKRLGYDVVDIANSGTAALAKVAQTCPDLVLMDIVLKHRDMDGIEAAEQIRNQFKIPVIYLTAHSEAATLARAKVTEPFGYIVKPFNQRDLGITIEIALYKHQTQQQLIEREEFLSTILDSTHDAVVATDATGGITYMNPIAQTITGWSSTEAMDKPVTEVVQIFDEATNTVVENPVIRLLRGEPVPNQGHNRLLIARDGTKTPIVDHVSLMRPNDDDIKGAVLVVCNISERRQAQALELERVKLATEVAERQKAEAEIRKALTTEQELSELKSRVVAMISHEYRTPLAVILTSTELLKRYSTQLSQEKQQTYLDRIQMGVKQMAQLVEEVLTFNKAQAGELQFNPEPLNMEDFCLQLVDEQRLMVGDRYTLTYNPQLSSGEAELDKQMLRHIVTNLLSNAIKYSAKGTTVSLSLRREDDTLIIQVQDQGIGIPESEQPRLFSPFFRASNVSTIAGTGMGLSIVKNCVDLHQGQIAIASEVGKGTTVTVTLPVNAKPSSGDATH, encoded by the coding sequence GTGGCAAGGGCAAAGATTCTAATTGTCGAAGATGAAATTATTACCGCTCAAGCCATTGCTGGTCAACTCAAACGACTGGGTTACGACGTGGTAGATATCGCCAATTCAGGTACAGCCGCCCTCGCTAAAGTCGCGCAAACTTGTCCAGATCTGGTGTTGATGGATATTGTTCTCAAACACCGAGACATGGATGGAATTGAAGCCGCCGAGCAGATTCGCAACCAATTTAAAATACCCGTCATCTACCTGACGGCACACTCCGAGGCGGCTACCTTGGCGCGTGCGAAAGTGACAGAGCCATTTGGCTATATTGTCAAGCCCTTTAATCAACGCGATTTAGGGATTACCATCGAAATTGCCCTTTATAAGCATCAAACCCAACAGCAGTTAATCGAACGCGAGGAATTTCTCTCCACGATTCTTGACTCAACCCATGATGCGGTAGTCGCAACGGATGCAACAGGCGGCATTACCTATATGAATCCTATCGCCCAAACCATAACGGGTTGGTCGTCTACTGAAGCGATGGACAAACCCGTTACTGAAGTGGTGCAAATTTTCGATGAAGCCACGAATACAGTTGTGGAAAACCCGGTGATACGGCTGCTGCGGGGTGAACCTGTGCCGAATCAAGGACATAATCGCCTGTTGATTGCTAGAGATGGAACCAAAACGCCCATCGTCGATCACGTTTCCTTAATGCGCCCTAATGATGATGACATCAAGGGTGCTGTTTTAGTCGTTTGCAATATCAGCGAACGTCGTCAAGCCCAAGCCTTAGAACTGGAACGGGTTAAACTAGCCACGGAAGTCGCCGAACGTCAAAAAGCTGAAGCCGAAATTCGCAAAGCCTTAACCACTGAACAGGAATTGAGCGAACTGAAATCTCGGGTTGTGGCAATGATTTCCCACGAATACCGCACGCCCTTGGCAGTCATTTTAACCTCAACGGAACTCCTTAAACGCTACAGTACCCAGTTATCACAGGAGAAACAACAAACCTATTTAGACCGAATTCAAATGGGCGTCAAGCAGATGGCTCAACTGGTGGAAGAGGTTCTCACGTTTAATAAAGCCCAAGCTGGCGAACTTCAGTTTAATCCCGAACCGTTGAATATGGAAGACTTTTGTCTGCAATTGGTAGATGAACAGCGACTGATGGTTGGCGATCGCTATACGTTGACCTATAATCCTCAACTCTCGTCTGGTGAAGCGGAGTTGGATAAGCAGATGCTGCGACATATTGTCACCAATCTCCTCAGCAATGCGATTAAGTATTCTGCCAAAGGTACTACGGTTTCCTTGTCCCTACGCCGCGAGGATGACACTCTGATCATCCAGGTTCAAGATCAAGGGATTGGTATTCCCGAATCGGAGCAACCGCGATTATTTTCCCCCTTTTTCCGCGCCAGCAATGTCAGCACAATTGCCGGGACGGGGATGGGATTGTCTATTGTTAAAAATTGTGTAGACTTGCATCAGGGGCAGATTGCGATCGCGAGTGAGGTAGGCAAAGGGACAACGGTGACGGTGACGTTACCTGTCAACGCTAAGCCGTCGTCCGGAGATGCGACCCATTAA
- a CDS encoding helix-turn-helix domain-containing protein, with amino-acid sequence MGKAGKALRQALKTYGISQNKLAVTLKVDRSVVFHWFHENRDPSAETVVQIAEALHSLNPDAAAEFIRLYVGDFLKSDEED; translated from the coding sequence ATGGGAAAAGCGGGAAAAGCTCTCAGACAAGCATTGAAGACATACGGCATCAGTCAAAACAAGCTAGCCGTAACTTTGAAGGTTGATCGTTCAGTTGTATTTCACTGGTTTCACGAAAATCGAGATCCCTCAGCCGAAACCGTGGTGCAGATTGCTGAGGCACTTCATAGCCTCAATCCTGATGCAGCAGCAGAATTTATCCGACTGTACGTGGGTGATTTCCTCAAGAGTGATGAGGAAGATTGA
- the nrtS gene encoding nitrate/nitrite transporter NrtS yields MMKPLKDYCAALVDENLMPTALKVAAMVGSILFLINHGSAVVQGKMTRDRWISGLLTYLVME; encoded by the coding sequence ATGATGAAACCACTCAAGGATTACTGTGCGGCACTGGTTGACGAAAATCTTATGCCAACAGCACTTAAGGTAGCTGCCATGGTTGGTTCTATTCTATTTCTGATTAATCACGGTTCTGCCGTAGTACAGGGCAAGATGACGCGCGATCGCTGGATTTCTGGATTACTCACCTACCTGGTTATGGAGTGA
- a CDS encoding plasmid mobilization protein: MKDKKLEIRITSYEMRQLEQEATRRGMTKSELVRSLIARFPAPV; the protein is encoded by the coding sequence GTGAAAGATAAAAAACTAGAAATCAGAATTACTAGCTATGAAATGCGGCAACTAGAACAAGAAGCTACTAGGCGCGGAATGACAAAATCCGAGTTAGTTAGAAGTCTCATTGCCCGTTTTCCGGCTCCCGTGTAA
- a CDS encoding heavy metal translocating P-type ATPase: MVNLDIRWDAIASYASYDNSNYFNWAKPSRNTAAPSGRIPCRVVHSIPGRVRFRVPRLVDDADYAHCLEALMASQDGITQVRIRRAAASIVIGYNTQRLSDVQMRRVLLELIQTSGRRDREQGSQFVGAGLTDNVTQETANLTKPALLGESQSPNPNPQSLDENDWSELKRPALATLLALLAGPLRLPIPQSLVAGSVAVAGLPVAKRAITSLLGERRLTIDSLDLVAITLSSIQGNWLTPALMMTLHELGDIIRDRTARSSQAQATDLLDSIGQYAWVECNGEKQQVPLTEVKPGDTVIVYPGEQIPVDGMVLRGNATIDQQKLTGESMPVVRGAGQTVYASTLVRSGELYIKVERVGADTCAGASIQLAQQAPVHDTRMENYAAQLAERSIMPAFLLASGVWAITRNPARAASILTLDFVTGMRVSIPTTFLAALTHATRHGILVRSGRALEQLAQVDTIVFDKTGTLTQGNIQVVAMETVTNRLSAQRILELAAAAEQRLTHPVAEAVMRYVEEQGIDILPRGEWNYEVGLGVRAEIDGERVLVGSDRFLRQAGISVDCFYDQHPCCRQLWGCQQDCPISADSSLIYVACEDEFQGVIQYKDPLRLESRRVIHQLQHEYGMEIHLLTGDSQTKAVAVAQELEIPLSQVHAEAFPQTKAEVVRRLKEQGKTVAFTGDGLNDSVALAYADVSISFGDGSAVARETADVVLMENDLASLLDAIAIGKQTLAIVKQNTALAVTPNVAALGLASTVGLHPLVATGVHNGSAIVAGLNALRPLMHRD; this comes from the coding sequence ATGGTAAATCTGGACATCCGATGGGACGCGATCGCAAGCTACGCAAGTTATGATAACTCCAACTATTTCAATTGGGCAAAGCCGTCAAGGAATACGGCTGCACCGTCTGGGAGAATCCCTTGTCGCGTAGTGCATTCGATTCCGGGACGGGTGCGATTTCGCGTGCCTCGGTTGGTGGATGATGCTGATTATGCCCATTGTTTAGAAGCATTGATGGCGTCCCAAGATGGGATAACTCAGGTGCGTATTCGTCGCGCCGCCGCCTCTATTGTAATTGGCTATAACACTCAGAGGCTGTCTGATGTTCAGATGCGTAGGGTGTTGCTGGAGTTGATTCAAACCTCTGGAAGACGAGACAGGGAGCAGGGGAGCCAATTTGTAGGGGCGGGTTTGACCGATAACGTTACCCAAGAAACCGCTAACTTGACTAAACCCGCCCTACTTGGGGAATCCCAATCCCCAAATCCCAATCCCCAATCACTAGACGAAAATGATTGGTCTGAATTGAAACGTCCCGCCCTGGCTACTCTCCTCGCCCTGTTAGCCGGTCCGTTGCGCCTGCCCATTCCTCAATCTCTGGTGGCGGGTTCTGTCGCTGTGGCGGGGTTACCTGTGGCGAAACGTGCCATCACCAGTTTGCTGGGGGAACGTCGGCTCACGATTGATAGCTTGGATTTGGTGGCGATTACTTTATCTTCAATTCAGGGAAACTGGCTGACACCCGCCCTGATGATGACACTTCACGAATTAGGAGATATTATCCGCGATCGCACGGCTCGTTCGTCTCAGGCTCAAGCCACGGATTTACTCGATTCTATCGGACAATATGCTTGGGTGGAGTGTAATGGGGAAAAACAGCAGGTTCCATTGACTGAGGTAAAACCTGGGGATACTGTAATCGTTTATCCGGGCGAACAAATTCCCGTTGATGGCATGGTATTGCGGGGAAATGCCACGATTGATCAACAGAAACTCACTGGGGAATCTATGCCTGTGGTACGAGGAGCTGGACAAACCGTCTATGCATCCACATTAGTGCGATCGGGTGAATTGTATATCAAAGTGGAACGAGTTGGGGCAGATACCTGCGCGGGTGCGAGTATTCAGTTAGCCCAGCAAGCGCCCGTCCATGATACCCGCATGGAAAATTATGCGGCACAACTGGCAGAACGGTCAATTATGCCCGCGTTTCTCCTCGCCAGTGGGGTTTGGGCAATTACTCGGAATCCGGCTAGGGCAGCGTCTATTTTAACCCTAGACTTTGTTACCGGGATGCGTGTCTCGATTCCCACCACCTTTCTTGCCGCCCTCACCCATGCTACGCGCCATGGTATTTTAGTCCGTTCAGGACGAGCTTTGGAACAACTTGCCCAGGTGGATACGATTGTTTTCGATAAGACGGGAACGTTAACGCAGGGGAATATTCAAGTTGTGGCGATGGAAACCGTAACCAATCGCTTGTCGGCACAACGTATCTTAGAACTTGCAGCCGCAGCAGAACAACGGTTGACTCATCCAGTGGCTGAAGCGGTAATGCGTTACGTGGAGGAACAGGGTATTGATATCTTACCCCGTGGTGAGTGGAATTATGAAGTCGGATTAGGTGTGCGGGCTGAGATTGACGGTGAGAGAGTATTAGTAGGAAGCGATCGCTTTTTGCGGCAAGCTGGGATTAGTGTGGATTGTTTTTATGATCAGCATCCCTGTTGTCGTCAACTCTGGGGGTGCCAGCAAGATTGTCCCATTTCGGCTGATTCTTCCTTAATTTATGTGGCGTGTGAGGATGAATTCCAAGGGGTGATTCAATATAAAGATCCCTTGCGCTTAGAAAGCCGCCGGGTGATTCATCAGTTGCAGCATGAGTATGGCATGGAGATTCATCTGCTAACGGGGGATAGCCAAACTAAAGCCGTAGCCGTGGCGCAGGAGTTAGAGATTCCCTTGTCTCAGGTTCACGCCGAAGCCTTCCCCCAAACCAAAGCTGAGGTGGTGCGTCGGTTAAAAGAACAGGGGAAAACGGTAGCGTTTACCGGGGATGGGTTAAATGATTCCGTGGCGCTGGCGTATGCAGATGTATCGATTTCCTTTGGTGATGGTTCAGCGGTGGCGAGGGAAACAGCGGATGTGGTGCTAATGGAGAATGACTTAGCTAGTTTACTGGATGCGATCGCGATCGGTAAACAAACTCTGGCAATTGTCAAGCAGAATACAGCCTTAGCTGTTACTCCCAATGTGGCGGCGTTGGGATTGGCGTCAACGGTGGGACTTCATCCCCTAGTTGCCACAGGGGTGCATAATGGAAGTGCGATCGTAGCTGGGTTAAATGCGCTACGACCTTTAATGCATCGGGATTAG
- a CDS encoding phosphate/phosphite/phosphonate ABC transporter substrate-binding protein has protein sequence MNKLTLMICPHDTAKKPDRWFRFIQYLNNQLDVNVHLEVSLDFEDFHQHLDQADIVYANPADSIRLREQGFSAVVRPINLYDEVVYIAHQDIANPTLDSLHEETLATVKSMLPSKVALHSLKEKGIVPAQLLDKSSWLGVINSVSKNEAPFGIVYKDTYQELSSNTKARINAFAESEEKVIFHSIHISPNAMAHKSELERVLLEMNTTPAGKDVLQELNIEGWCKTTSEEISTAKEIMMAA, from the coding sequence ATGAACAAGTTAACCCTGATGATTTGTCCCCATGATACAGCCAAAAAACCAGATCGATGGTTTCGCTTCATCCAATATTTGAATAATCAGCTTGATGTCAACGTACATTTAGAGGTTTCCCTGGATTTCGAGGATTTTCATCAACATCTCGATCAAGCCGATATTGTTTACGCCAACCCTGCTGATAGTATCCGCCTGCGGGAACAAGGCTTTTCTGCGGTGGTTCGTCCGATCAATCTCTATGATGAAGTGGTGTATATTGCCCATCAGGATATCGCCAATCCAACCTTAGATTCGCTGCACGAGGAAACCCTTGCCACTGTCAAAAGTATGCTACCGAGTAAGGTGGCTTTACATAGTCTCAAAGAAAAAGGAATTGTACCTGCACAACTGTTGGATAAATCCTCTTGGTTAGGAGTGATCAATAGTGTGTCCAAAAACGAAGCGCCTTTCGGCATTGTCTATAAAGACACCTACCAGGAACTCTCATCCAATACCAAGGCGAGGATTAATGCTTTTGCTGAATCGGAGGAAAAGGTCATCTTTCATAGTATCCATATTAGTCCCAATGCTATGGCTCATAAGAGTGAATTAGAGCGTGTTCTCTTAGAGATGAATACGACTCCAGCCGGAAAAGATGTGTTGCAAGAACTCAATATTGAAGGATGGTGTAAAACTACGTCCGAAGAAATTAGCACGGCTAAGGAAATTATGATGGCGGCTTAA
- a CDS encoding carbon dioxide-concentrating mechanism protein CcmK gives MSIVAVGSIETKGFPGILAAADAMVKAGRVTIVGYIRVGSARFNLNIRGDVSEVKTAMDAGIAAVEKTYGATLESWVIIPRPHENVECVLPIAYTEEVEQYREAVENPLVQGRGNRLQR, from the coding sequence ATGTCAATAGTAGCAGTTGGGTCAATTGAAACCAAGGGCTTTCCCGGTATATTAGCCGCCGCAGATGCTATGGTTAAAGCGGGTCGAGTGACCATAGTCGGCTATATCCGCGTTGGTAGCGCTCGTTTTAATCTGAATATTCGTGGCGATGTTTCCGAGGTAAAAACCGCCATGGATGCTGGAATTGCAGCCGTTGAGAAAACCTATGGTGCAACCTTAGAATCGTGGGTGATTATTCCCCGCCCTCATGAAAATGTGGAGTGTGTTCTGCCAATTGCGTACACAGAAGAGGTTGAGCAGTACAGAGAAGCGGTTGAGAATCCATTAGTCCAAGGTAGAGGAAACAGGTTGCAACGTTAG
- a CDS encoding DUF3172 domain-containing protein, which translates to MRRRTNPIASILNATTLAILGGIFILGIGVGIAFSSTASPNLENVASREAIDRSAPNPELCIQYGASAMVTDMRVFVTLNPFNVYVTQPSMRPGCVLRRNNWAILEKRNLVTSDQVKSCKNRMNTFGFTGPLEGNPEIECIYQNEVEDNLFLTKPGGGSSPSETDKF; encoded by the coding sequence ATGAGACGTCGAACTAACCCCATCGCTTCTATCCTGAACGCCACCACCCTCGCCATCCTCGGCGGGATTTTTATCCTGGGAATTGGCGTCGGTATCGCCTTTAGTTCCACCGCCAGTCCCAATCTGGAAAATGTAGCATCCCGTGAAGCTATTGACCGCAGTGCGCCCAATCCGGAATTGTGTATCCAGTATGGTGCCAGTGCGATGGTTACAGATATGCGGGTTTTTGTTACCCTCAACCCCTTTAACGTTTACGTCACCCAGCCGAGTATGCGCCCCGGATGTGTTTTGCGCCGGAACAACTGGGCAATTTTAGAGAAACGGAACCTGGTTACTTCGGATCAAGTGAAATCCTGTAAAAATCGGATGAATACCTTTGGCTTCACCGGTCCATTGGAAGGTAATCCAGAAATTGAATGTATCTATCAGAATGAGGTAGAGGATAACTTATTCCTTACCAAACCAGGAGGAGGCAGTTCACCCTCTGAAACCGATAAGTTTTAA
- a CDS encoding glycoside hydrolase family 13 protein, whose protein sequence is MEIQTPDWVKHAVFYQIFPDRFAKGNPPHSQVAKTLPLEPWDALPTLQGYKGGDLWGVMEKLDYLQDLGVNAIYFTPIFQSASNHRYHTHDYYQIDPVLGGNGTFMKLLEKCHQREMKVVLDGVFNHASRGFFFFHDILENGPYSPWLDWFKIERWPLSAYDGDKPANYVGWEGNRALPEFNHDNPDVREYIMQVAEYWIKLGVDGWRLDVAYEIEAPGFWQEFRDRIKAINPDAYIVGEVWVDSRQWLDGTQFDGVMNYLFTGPTIAFTAGDRVIRDYVEQPSYEPYPPLDAPGYAAKIEHLLQLYPWEIQLTQLNLLASHDTARLLSIAEGGKNDPSAEAIESVKLATLLLFTFLGAPSIYYGDEVGLPGALDPDSRRGFPLESQWNPEILDCHRQLIALRHNRPALRTGSYQVLFAKGMTYVFARQLEADELIIAVNAGTTTAQVQVEVPPELSPRHQIVYGDASFTWNQNHLAIDLPPRTGCILG, encoded by the coding sequence ATGGAGATTCAGACCCCAGATTGGGTGAAACACGCCGTCTTCTATCAAATATTTCCCGATCGCTTTGCCAAAGGCAATCCACCCCATTCGCAAGTGGCTAAAACCCTTCCCCTAGAACCCTGGGATGCCCTGCCCACTTTACAAGGCTATAAGGGCGGAGATCTTTGGGGCGTAATGGAAAAACTTGATTATTTGCAAGATTTAGGCGTTAATGCCATTTACTTTACCCCCATCTTTCAATCTGCCAGTAACCACCGTTACCACACTCACGATTATTATCAGATCGACCCGGTATTAGGGGGGAATGGCACATTCATGAAACTCTTGGAGAAATGTCATCAGCGGGAGATGAAAGTCGTTCTGGATGGTGTATTTAACCATGCGAGTCGCGGCTTCTTCTTCTTCCATGACATTCTCGAAAATGGTCCTTATTCGCCGTGGTTAGATTGGTTCAAGATTGAACGCTGGCCCCTATCAGCCTATGATGGCGACAAACCCGCTAACTATGTCGGTTGGGAAGGCAATCGGGCGTTACCTGAATTTAACCATGATAATCCCGACGTGCGGGAATATATTATGCAGGTTGCCGAATATTGGATTAAACTCGGCGTCGATGGTTGGCGCTTAGATGTCGCGTATGAGATTGAAGCGCCAGGATTTTGGCAAGAATTTCGCGATCGCATCAAAGCCATTAACCCAGATGCCTATATTGTCGGCGAAGTGTGGGTAGACTCCCGTCAGTGGCTAGATGGGACTCAATTTGACGGGGTAATGAACTACCTATTCACCGGACCCACCATTGCCTTTACCGCAGGCGATCGCGTGATTCGGGACTACGTCGAACAACCCTCCTACGAACCCTATCCGCCCCTAGATGCACCCGGTTATGCGGCTAAAATCGAGCATCTGTTACAGTTATACCCCTGGGAAATTCAACTCACCCAACTCAACCTGCTAGCCAGTCATGATACAGCCCGACTGCTATCTATTGCTGAAGGAGGGAAAAACGATCCATCCGCCGAAGCGATCGAAAGCGTTAAGCTAGCTACGCTATTACTGTTTACCTTTCTCGGTGCCCCCAGCATCTATTATGGCGATGAAGTGGGGTTACCTGGCGCATTAGATCCAGACTCCCGACGGGGTTTTCCCTTAGAATCTCAATGGAATCCAGAGATTCTCGATTGTCATCGTCAGCTTATTGCCCTGCGTCATAATCGCCCCGCACTGCGTACAGGTAGCTATCAAGTGCTGTTCGCTAAGGGAATGACGTATGTCTTTGCCCGTCAACTGGAGGCAGATGAATTAATTATTGCCGTTAATGCCGGAACCACAACCGCCCAAGTTCAGGTGGAAGTGCCGCCAGAGTTATCACCACGCCATCAAATCGTGTACGGTGACGCCAGCTTCACCTGGAATCAAAACCATTTGGCGATCGACTTACCGCCTCGGACAGGTTGTATTTTGGGTTAA
- the hpf gene encoding ribosome hibernation-promoting factor, HPF/YfiA family encodes MKLVIQGKNIEITDSIREYVNQKIEKAVNHFQNMTTEVDVHLSVARNPRINTKQTAEVTIYANKTVIRAQESSEDLYASIDLVADKIQRQLRKYKEKQQKKTQTQPKTGAVIHEAPVVEDLIGDRTPELPTEVVRMKYFAMPPMTIEEATEQLQLVDHDFYMFRNAKTDEINVIYERNHGGYGVIQPRNGNGHTNHTNGKTAQNVEAVTDTSTVS; translated from the coding sequence ATGAAGCTTGTGATCCAGGGCAAGAACATTGAAATCACTGATTCAATTCGAGAATATGTTAATCAAAAAATAGAAAAAGCGGTCAATCACTTTCAAAATATGACGACTGAGGTGGACGTGCATCTCTCTGTTGCCCGTAATCCTCGGATCAACACGAAGCAAACTGCCGAAGTTACCATTTATGCCAATAAAACCGTAATTCGTGCCCAGGAGAGTAGCGAAGACTTGTATGCCAGTATCGATCTGGTTGCCGATAAGATTCAGCGCCAACTGCGTAAATACAAAGAAAAGCAGCAAAAGAAAACTCAGACCCAACCGAAAACAGGCGCTGTTATTCATGAAGCACCTGTGGTCGAGGATTTAATTGGCGATCGCACTCCCGAACTGCCCACAGAAGTCGTGCGGATGAAATATTTCGCCATGCCGCCGATGACTATCGAAGAAGCCACGGAACAGCTTCAACTGGTCGATCATGACTTCTATATGTTCCGGAATGCGAAAACTGACGAGATTAATGTCATTTATGAACGCAATCACGGCGGATATGGTGTGATTCAGCCTCGCAATGGCAATGGTCATACCAATCATACCAATGGCAAGACTGCCCAAAATGTTGAGGCGGTAACTGATACATCAACAGTTTCATAG
- a CDS encoding carbon dioxide-concentrating mechanism protein CcmK: protein MPAAVGTIETLGFPGVLAAADAMVKAGAVTLVKFDRNESGRFMVSVRGKISEVKVAVDAGLEAVEKTHGAEITGYYIIPNPHENVDTVLPIEYTSQVEQFRSF from the coding sequence ATGCCCGCAGCCGTTGGGACGATTGAAACGTTAGGGTTTCCTGGGGTACTTGCCGCAGCAGACGCCATGGTAAAAGCTGGCGCGGTTACCCTGGTGAAGTTTGATCGCAATGAAAGTGGTCGCTTTATGGTCAGCGTTCGGGGCAAAATATCCGAAGTTAAGGTGGCTGTAGATGCGGGTCTAGAAGCGGTGGAGAAAACACACGGCGCTGAGATAACCGGTTACTACATCATTCCTAATCCCCACGAAAATGTTGACACCGTTCTACCGATTGAATATACCAGTCAAGTTGAACAGTTTCGCTCATTTTAA